A genomic window from Streptomyces mirabilis includes:
- a CDS encoding alpha/beta fold hydrolase: MTDPATPSAQPTSVVRLDVPGGREVTHRDVAANGARFHIAEMGDGPLVLLLHGFPQFWWTWRRQMVALADAGFRAVAMDLRGVGGSDRTPRGYDPANLALDITGVVRSLGEPDAALVGHDLGGYLAWTAAVMRPKLVRRLAVSSMPHPRRWRSAMLSDVKQSAAGSYIWGFQRPWIPERQLVADEGALVGRLVRDWSGPRQPDDEAVETYRRAMCIPSTAHCAIEPYRWMVRSMARPDGIQFNRRMKRPVRVPTLHLHGSLDPVMRTRSAAGSGEYVEAPYRWRLFDGLGHFPHEEDPVAFSTELVNWLKDPEPDR; encoded by the coding sequence ATGACGGACCCCGCCACCCCTTCGGCGCAACCCACCTCAGTCGTGCGGCTCGACGTCCCCGGCGGGAGAGAAGTGACCCACCGGGACGTCGCCGCCAACGGCGCGCGCTTCCACATCGCCGAGATGGGCGACGGGCCGCTCGTCCTGCTGCTGCACGGCTTCCCACAGTTCTGGTGGACCTGGCGCCGGCAGATGGTGGCGCTCGCGGACGCGGGCTTCCGGGCCGTGGCCATGGATCTTCGCGGCGTCGGCGGCAGCGACCGCACGCCGCGCGGTTACGACCCCGCCAACCTCGCGCTCGACATCACCGGGGTCGTACGGTCCCTCGGTGAGCCCGACGCCGCGCTGGTCGGACACGACCTGGGCGGCTATCTGGCGTGGACGGCGGCCGTGATGCGCCCCAAGCTCGTCCGCCGCCTCGCCGTGTCGTCCATGCCGCACCCGCGGCGCTGGCGCTCGGCCATGCTCTCCGACGTCAAGCAGTCGGCGGCGGGTTCGTACATCTGGGGTTTCCAGCGGCCCTGGATCCCGGAGCGCCAACTCGTCGCCGACGAAGGTGCCCTGGTGGGTCGTCTGGTGCGGGACTGGTCGGGGCCGCGACAGCCGGACGACGAGGCCGTGGAGACGTACCGCCGCGCCATGTGCATCCCGTCGACGGCGCATTGTGCGATCGAGCCCTATCGGTGGATGGTCCGTTCGATGGCACGACCGGACGGGATCCAGTTCAACCGGCGTATGAAGCGGCCGGTTCGGGTGCCGACGCTGCATCTGCACGGATCGCTCGATCCGGTGATGCGGACGCGGAGTGCGGCCGGGTCCGGGGAGTACGTCGAAGCGCCCTACCGTTGGCGGCTGTTCGACGGTCTCGGACACTTCCCCCACGAAGAGGACCCGGTGGCGTTTTCGACCGAATTGGTCAACTGGCTGAAGGATCCCGAGCCTGACCGGTGA
- a CDS encoding MarP family serine protease, whose protein sequence is MNVLDILLLVAAVWFAIVGYRQGFVVGILSVIGFLGGGLVAVYLLPVIWGALTDDSKVSTTAAVVAVIVVIVCASVGQALTTHLGNKLRRYITWSPARALDATGGALVNVVAMLLVAWLIGSALAGTTLPTLGKEVRGSKVLHGVSSALPSQADTWFADFSSVLAQNGFPQVFSPFANEPITDVQPPDPALANSPVAIRAQKSIVKVMGTAQSCGKVLEGSGFVFGNRRVMTNAHVVGGVDEPTVQIGGEGRKYDAKVVLYDWERDIAVLDVPNLDAPALQFTAKDATSGNNAIVAGFPQNGAYNVQPARVRGRITANGPDIYHRGTVRRDVYSLYATVRQGNSGGPLLTPDGKVYGVVFAKSLDDANTGYALTADEVQPDATKGRAADQQVDSDSCAL, encoded by the coding sequence GTGAACGTGCTGGACATCCTGTTGCTGGTCGCCGCCGTGTGGTTCGCGATCGTGGGCTACCGCCAGGGCTTCGTCGTCGGCATCCTGTCGGTGATCGGCTTCCTGGGCGGCGGCCTGGTCGCCGTCTATCTGCTCCCCGTCATCTGGGGTGCCCTGACAGACGACTCCAAGGTGAGTACGACCGCCGCCGTGGTCGCGGTGATCGTCGTGATCGTCTGCGCCTCCGTCGGCCAGGCCCTCACCACCCACCTGGGCAACAAACTGCGCCGGTACATCACCTGGTCCCCGGCCCGCGCCCTGGACGCGACCGGCGGCGCCCTCGTCAACGTCGTCGCGATGCTCCTGGTCGCCTGGCTGATCGGTTCGGCCCTCGCGGGCACGACGCTGCCGACGCTGGGCAAGGAGGTCCGCGGCTCCAAGGTGCTCCACGGCGTCTCCAGCGCCCTGCCCTCCCAGGCCGACACCTGGTTCGCCGACTTCTCCTCGGTCCTCGCGCAGAACGGCTTCCCGCAGGTCTTCAGCCCGTTCGCCAACGAACCCATCACCGACGTCCAGCCCCCCGACCCGGCGCTCGCGAACAGCCCCGTCGCCATCCGCGCCCAGAAGTCCATCGTCAAGGTGATGGGCACCGCGCAGAGCTGCGGCAAGGTCCTCGAGGGCAGCGGCTTCGTCTTCGGCAACCGCCGCGTGATGACCAACGCGCACGTGGTCGGCGGGGTCGACGAGCCCACCGTCCAGATCGGCGGCGAGGGCAGGAAGTACGACGCCAAGGTCGTCCTGTACGACTGGGAGCGCGACATCGCCGTACTCGACGTACCGAACCTGGACGCGCCCGCCCTCCAGTTCACCGCCAAGGACGCGACCAGCGGAAACAACGCGATCGTGGCCGGCTTCCCGCAGAACGGCGCGTACAACGTCCAGCCCGCGCGCGTGCGCGGCCGCATCACGGCCAACGGACCGGACATCTACCACCGCGGAACCGTGCGCCGCGACGTCTACTCGCTCTACGCGACCGTGCGCCAGGGCAACTCGGGCGGTCCGCTGCTCACGCCCGACGGCAAGGTGTACGGAGTGGTCTTCGCGAAGTCCCTCGACGACGCCAACACCGGGTACGCGCTCACCGCGGACGAGGTCCAGCCGGACGCCACCAAGGGGCGTGCGGCCGATCAGCAGGTGGACAGCGACAGCTGCGCGCTCTGA
- a CDS encoding phage holin family protein yields MSAPDGSPVGAERSIGQLFASATTEMSALVHDEIALAKAQLKHDVKRGAVSGGAFSAAGAVLLFSLPMLNFALAYGIRTWSHWNLAICFVLSFAANVLVAGFLALIGLVFAKKAKKGKGPQKVAASVKETAGVLQNAKPHPRTAPVSDAVEVVARSTS; encoded by the coding sequence ATGAGCGCACCCGACGGCAGCCCGGTCGGCGCCGAACGCAGCATCGGCCAGTTGTTCGCCTCGGCGACGACCGAGATGTCCGCACTGGTGCACGACGAGATCGCGCTGGCGAAGGCGCAGCTCAAGCACGACGTCAAGCGCGGCGCGGTCAGCGGCGGCGCGTTCTCCGCGGCCGGAGCGGTGCTGCTCTTCTCCCTCCCGATGCTGAACTTCGCCCTGGCGTACGGCATCCGGACCTGGAGCCACTGGAATCTCGCGATCTGCTTCGTCCTGTCGTTCGCCGCGAACGTGCTGGTCGCCGGCTTCCTCGCGCTGATCGGCCTGGTCTTCGCGAAGAAGGCGAAAAAGGGCAAGGGCCCGCAGAAGGTCGCCGCCTCGGTCAAGGAGACCGCGGGTGTGCTCCAGAACGCCAAACCCCACCCCCGGACCGCCCCTGTGAGTGATGCGGTCGAGGTTGTGGCACGCTCGACGTCATGA
- the nth gene encoding endonuclease III codes for MKTTKAAKSTPAKPVAKKAAKKATAVSGKATGVAKKATATIKKAAASKKAAPAKTVAKKAAPAKTGAKKAAPAQAAPKKAIVESHAALVRRARRINRELAEVYPYAHPELDFENPFQLVIATVLSAQTTDLRVNQTTPGLFAKYPTPEDLAAANPEEVEEILRPTGFFRAKTKSVIGLSKALAEDFGGEVPGRLEDLVKLPGVGRKTAFVVLGNAFGRPGITVDTHFGRLVRRWQWTDETDPDKVEAAVGALFPKSEWTMLSHHVIFHGRRICHARKPACGACPIAPLCPAYGEGETDPEKARKLLKYEKGGFPGQRLNPPQSYLDAGGIPAPPLGAG; via the coding sequence ATGAAAACGACAAAAGCGGCAAAATCGACGCCGGCGAAGCCGGTCGCGAAGAAGGCTGCCAAAAAGGCGACAGCCGTGAGCGGGAAGGCGACAGGCGTGGCCAAGAAGGCGACGGCCACGATCAAGAAGGCGGCTGCTTCCAAGAAGGCGGCGCCGGCCAAGACGGTCGCCAAGAAGGCGGCACCTGCCAAGACCGGGGCCAAGAAGGCCGCCCCCGCCCAAGCCGCCCCCAAGAAGGCGATCGTCGAGTCCCATGCCGCTCTCGTGCGCCGCGCCCGCCGCATCAACCGTGAGCTCGCCGAGGTGTACCCGTACGCCCACCCGGAGCTGGACTTCGAGAACCCCTTCCAGCTGGTGATCGCCACGGTCCTGTCGGCCCAGACGACCGACCTGCGGGTGAACCAGACGACTCCGGGGCTCTTCGCCAAGTACCCCACGCCCGAGGACCTCGCCGCGGCGAATCCGGAGGAGGTCGAGGAGATCCTCCGTCCGACCGGTTTCTTCCGGGCCAAGACCAAGTCGGTGATAGGGCTCTCCAAGGCCTTGGCGGAGGACTTCGGGGGTGAGGTCCCCGGCCGCCTCGAAGACCTCGTCAAGCTCCCCGGCGTGGGCCGCAAGACCGCCTTCGTCGTCCTGGGCAACGCCTTCGGGCGCCCCGGCATCACCGTGGACACCCACTTCGGCCGGCTCGTGCGCCGCTGGCAGTGGACCGACGAGACCGACCCGGACAAGGTCGAGGCCGCCGTCGGCGCGCTCTTCCCGAAGAGCGAGTGGACGATGCTCTCGCACCACGTGATCTTCCACGGCCGCCGTATCTGCCACGCCCGTAAGCCCGCGTGCGGCGCCTGCCCCATCGCTCCGCTCTGCCCCGCGTACGGGGAGGGCGAGACGGACCCGGAGAAGGCGCGCAAGCTCCTGAAGTACGAGAAGGGCGGCTTCCCCGGCCAGCGCCTCAACCCGCCGCAGTCCTACCTGGACGCGGGCGGTATCCCGGCACCCCCACTGGGCGCCGGATGA
- a CDS encoding ArsA family ATPase: MSRLQVVSGKGGTGKTTVAAALALALATEGKRTLLVEVEGRQGIAQLFETEAVPYEERKIAVAPGGGEVYALAIDPELALLDYLQMFYKLGGAGRALKKLGAIDFATTIAPGLRDVLLTGKACEAVRRKDKSGRFAYDYVVMDAPPTGRITRFLNVNDEVAGLAKIGPIHNQAQAVMRVLKSPETAVHMVTLLEEMPVQETADGIAELRAAKLPVGRIIVNMVRPALLDDVDLELTGDVARSAIAKSLSAAGLGGARRGGNAERLVGPLLEQAEEYAERHTLEREQRAVLTEQDLPLHELPLLAEGMDLAGLYELATELRTQGIS; the protein is encoded by the coding sequence GTGAGCAGGCTCCAGGTCGTCAGCGGCAAGGGCGGTACCGGCAAGACCACGGTAGCCGCGGCCCTCGCGCTCGCCCTCGCGACCGAGGGCAAGCGCACCCTCCTCGTCGAGGTCGAGGGCAGACAGGGCATCGCGCAGCTCTTCGAAACAGAAGCGGTGCCCTACGAGGAGCGGAAGATCGCCGTCGCTCCGGGGGGCGGGGAGGTGTACGCCCTCGCCATCGACCCCGAACTGGCCCTTCTGGACTACCTCCAGATGTTCTACAAACTGGGCGGCGCCGGCCGGGCCCTGAAGAAGCTCGGCGCCATCGACTTCGCGACCACCATCGCGCCCGGTCTCAGGGACGTGCTCCTCACGGGGAAGGCGTGCGAGGCAGTCCGCAGGAAGGACAAGAGCGGGCGGTTCGCGTACGACTACGTCGTCATGGACGCGCCACCCACAGGCCGCATCACCCGCTTCCTGAACGTCAACGACGAGGTCGCGGGACTCGCCAAGATCGGGCCGATACACAATCAGGCGCAGGCCGTGATGCGCGTCCTGAAGTCGCCGGAGACGGCGGTGCACATGGTGACGCTGCTGGAGGAGATGCCCGTCCAGGAGACCGCGGACGGCATCGCCGAGCTGCGGGCGGCGAAGCTGCCGGTGGGACGGATCATCGTGAACATGGTACGGCCCGCGCTCCTGGACGACGTCGACCTGGAGCTCACGGGCGACGTCGCGCGCAGCGCCATCGCCAAGTCCCTGTCCGCGGCCGGGCTCGGCGGCGCCCGCCGCGGCGGGAACGCCGAGCGGCTCGTCGGGCCTCTCCTGGAACAGGCCGAGGAGTACGCCGAACGGCACACCCTGGAGCGCGAGCAGCGGGCCGTCCTGACCGAGCAGGACCTCCCGCTGCACGAACTCCCCCTGCTCGCCGAGGGAATGGACCTGGCGGGCCTGTACGAGCTCGCCACGGAACTGCGCACTCAAGGGATCTCATGA
- a CDS encoding Crp/Fnr family transcriptional regulator, which translates to MDDVLRRAPLFAALDDEQAAELRASMSEVTLARGDALFHEGDPGDRLYVVTEGKVKLHRTSPDGRENMLAVLGPGELIGELSLFDPGPRTATATALTEVKLLGLGHGDLQPWLNARPEVAAALLRAVARRLRKTNDQMSDLVFSDVPGRVARALLDLSRRFGVQSEEGIHVVHDLTQEELAQLVGASRETVNKALADFAGRGWLRLEARAVILLDVERLAKRSR; encoded by the coding sequence GTGGACGACGTTCTGCGGCGCGCCCCGCTCTTCGCGGCGCTCGATGATGAGCAGGCCGCGGAGCTCCGCGCCTCCATGAGTGAGGTGACCCTCGCACGCGGCGACGCTCTCTTCCACGAGGGCGACCCCGGGGACCGCCTTTACGTGGTCACCGAGGGCAAGGTGAAGCTCCACCGCACCTCACCCGACGGCCGCGAGAACATGCTGGCCGTCCTGGGCCCCGGTGAGCTCATCGGCGAGCTGTCGCTGTTCGACCCGGGCCCGCGCACGGCGACCGCCACCGCGCTGACCGAGGTCAAGCTGCTCGGCCTCGGCCACGGCGACCTCCAGCCCTGGCTGAACGCGCGGCCCGAGGTGGCCGCCGCGCTGCTGCGCGCCGTCGCCCGGCGGCTGCGCAAGACCAACGACCAGATGTCCGACCTGGTCTTCTCGGACGTGCCCGGCCGCGTGGCCCGCGCGCTCCTGGACCTCTCCCGTCGCTTCGGCGTGCAGTCGGAGGAGGGCATCCACGTCGTGCACGACCTCACGCAGGAGGAGCTGGCCCAGCTGGTCGGCGCGTCCCGCGAGACGGTCAACAAGGCCCTGGCCGACTTCGCGGGCCGCGGCTGGCTCCGACTGGAGGCCCGCGCGGTCATCCTGCTGGACGTGGAGCGCCTCGCGAAGCGCTCGCGCTGA
- a CDS encoding MBL fold metallo-hydrolase codes for MTDAAALPGQPRGGVLSGSATPRAVNVLAPNASAMTLDGTNTWIVSEPDSDLAVVIDPGPLDDVHLRNVVDTAEKAGKRVALTLLTHGHPDHAEGAGRFAELTDTKVRALDPALRLGDEGLAHGDVIAVGGLELRVVPTPGHTADSLCFHLPADRAVLTGDTILGRGTTVVAHPDGRLGDYLDSLRRLRSLTVDDGVHTVLPGHGPVLEDAQGAVEFYLAHRAHRLAQVETAVENGYRSPAEVVAHVYADVDRSLWPAAELSVRAQMDYLREHGLI; via the coding sequence ATGACCGACGCCGCAGCTCTCCCCGGCCAGCCGCGAGGCGGGGTCCTCTCCGGCTCCGCCACCCCGCGCGCCGTCAACGTGCTCGCGCCCAACGCGTCCGCGATGACCCTGGACGGCACCAACACCTGGATCGTCTCCGAGCCGGACTCCGACCTGGCGGTGGTGATCGACCCCGGGCCCCTGGACGACGTGCATCTGCGCAATGTCGTGGACACCGCCGAGAAGGCGGGGAAGCGGGTGGCGCTGACCCTGCTGACGCACGGGCACCCCGATCACGCCGAGGGCGCCGGGCGGTTCGCGGAACTGACGGACACGAAGGTGCGGGCGCTGGATCCGGCGCTGCGGCTCGGGGACGAGGGGCTGGCGCACGGGGACGTCATCGCCGTGGGCGGGCTCGAACTGCGTGTCGTACCGACCCCGGGCCACACCGCCGACTCGCTGTGCTTCCATCTCCCGGCCGATCGGGCCGTCCTGACGGGTGACACCATCCTCGGCCGCGGTACGACCGTCGTGGCCCACCCCGACGGCCGTCTGGGCGACTATCTGGACTCGCTGCGGCGGCTCAGGTCCCTCACCGTGGACGACGGCGTGCACACCGTGCTGCCGGGGCACGGGCCCGTCCTGGAGGACGCCCAGGGCGCCGTCGAGTTCTACCTCGCCCACCGCGCCCACCGCCTGGCCCAGGTCGAGACGGCGGTCGAGAACGGCTACCGGTCGCCGGCCGAGGTCGTCGCGCACGTGTACGCGGACGTGGACCGCTCGCTGTGGCCGGCGGCGGAGCTGTCGGTCCGGGCCCAGATGGACTACCTCCGGGAACACGGCCTCATCTAG
- a CDS encoding CoA pyrophosphatase, whose protein sequence is MVTKDGLPAWLDPVVHAVETVEPLQLSRFLPPANGAGRQSAVLILFGEGARGPELLLMERASSLRSHAGQPSFPGGALDPQDGDPKADGPLRAALREAEEETGLDPGGVQLFGVLPKLYIPVSGFVVTPVLGWWREPTPVGVVDPAETARVFTVPVADLTNPAHRATTVHPSGHRGPAFLVESALVWGFTAGIIDRLLHYAGWELPWDREKQVPLDWRA, encoded by the coding sequence GTGGTGACCAAGGACGGTCTGCCCGCCTGGCTCGACCCGGTGGTGCACGCCGTAGAGACCGTGGAACCGCTCCAGCTGAGCCGCTTCCTGCCGCCGGCGAACGGCGCGGGGCGGCAGTCCGCCGTGCTCATCCTCTTCGGCGAGGGCGCCCGCGGTCCCGAGCTGCTGCTGATGGAGCGTGCCAGCTCCCTGCGCTCGCACGCGGGGCAGCCCTCCTTCCCCGGCGGCGCCCTCGACCCGCAGGACGGTGATCCGAAGGCCGACGGGCCGCTGCGGGCCGCGCTGCGGGAGGCCGAGGAGGAGACCGGGCTCGACCCGGGCGGCGTCCAGCTCTTCGGCGTGCTGCCGAAGCTCTACATCCCGGTGAGCGGCTTCGTGGTCACCCCGGTCCTGGGCTGGTGGCGCGAGCCGACCCCGGTCGGCGTGGTCGATCCGGCCGAGACGGCCCGGGTCTTCACGGTCCCCGTGGCGGATCTCACGAACCCCGCCCACCGCGCGACGACCGTGCACCCCAGCGGCCACCGAGGTCCGGCATTCCTGGTCGAATCGGCCCTGGTCTGGGGCTTCACCGCGGGGATCATCGACCGTCTGCTGCACTACGCTGGCTGGGAGCTGCCCTGGGACCGTGAGAAGCAGGTCCCGCTCGACTGGCGCGCATGA
- a CDS encoding DUF4177 domain-containing protein, whose translation MTKWEYATVPLLVHATKQILDTWGEDGWELVQVVPGPNNPEQLVAYLKRERSA comes from the coding sequence ATGACCAAGTGGGAATACGCAACCGTGCCGCTGCTCGTCCATGCCACGAAGCAGATTCTGGACACCTGGGGCGAGGACGGCTGGGAGCTCGTCCAGGTCGTGCCCGGGCCGAACAACCCCGAGCAGCTGGTGGCCTACCTGAAGCGCGAGAGGTCGGCATGA
- a CDS encoding RidA family protein, with translation MSGAVEAKLAELGLTLPGVVPPLAAYQPAVQSGVYVFTAGQLPMVDGKLPLTGKVGAEVTAEEAKDLARICALNALAAVKSVAGDLDRIARVVKVVGFVASASDFTGQPGVLNGASELLGVALGDKGVHARSAVGVAVLPLDAPVEVEIQVELTEA, from the coding sequence ATGAGCGGCGCCGTCGAGGCGAAGCTCGCGGAGCTCGGTCTGACGCTGCCGGGCGTCGTACCGCCGCTGGCCGCCTATCAGCCCGCCGTGCAGTCCGGCGTGTACGTCTTCACGGCGGGGCAGCTGCCGATGGTGGACGGCAAGCTTCCGCTCACCGGCAAGGTGGGTGCGGAGGTCACGGCCGAGGAGGCCAAGGACCTGGCCCGCATCTGCGCGCTGAACGCGCTGGCCGCGGTCAAGTCCGTCGCGGGCGACCTCGACCGCATCGCGCGTGTCGTGAAGGTCGTCGGCTTCGTGGCCTCGGCCTCGGACTTCACCGGCCAGCCGGGTGTCCTGAACGGCGCGAGCGAGCTCCTGGGCGTGGCCCTGGGTGACAAGGGCGTCCACGCCCGCAGTGCGGTCGGCGTGGCGGTCCTCCCGCTGGACGCCCCGGTCGAGGTCGAGATCCAGGTGGAGCTGACGGAGGCGTAG
- a CDS encoding NUDIX hydrolase — MANGQWYPPEWPERIRALAEGTLIPVPPKRAATVMLLKDTPTAPVVHMLRRRASMAFAGGAYAYPGGGVDPRDDEHQIRWAGPTRAWWANRLGTDETSAQAVVCAAVRETYEEAGVLLAGPTPDTVVGDTTGEDWEAERAALVARDLSFAEFLDRRGLVLRSDLLGVWTRWITPEFETRRYDTWFFVAALPEGQRTRNASTEADRTVWIRPADAADGYDKGELLMMPPTVATLRQLIPYDSAADVLAAAPARDLTPVLAKARLENGEVVLAWPGHDEFTKHIPTGGAPA; from the coding sequence ATGGCGAATGGGCAGTGGTATCCACCGGAGTGGCCCGAGCGGATCCGCGCGCTCGCGGAGGGCACGCTGATCCCGGTGCCCCCCAAGCGCGCGGCCACCGTCATGCTGCTCAAGGACACCCCCACCGCCCCCGTGGTGCACATGCTGCGCAGACGCGCCTCCATGGCCTTCGCCGGAGGCGCGTACGCGTATCCGGGCGGCGGCGTGGACCCACGCGACGACGAGCACCAGATCCGCTGGGCGGGCCCCACGCGCGCGTGGTGGGCGAACAGGCTCGGCACCGACGAGACGTCCGCCCAGGCCGTCGTCTGCGCGGCGGTCCGCGAGACGTACGAGGAGGCCGGTGTCCTGCTGGCCGGGCCCACCCCGGACACCGTGGTCGGCGACACCACCGGCGAGGACTGGGAGGCGGAGCGCGCGGCCCTGGTCGCCCGTGACCTCTCCTTCGCCGAGTTCCTCGACCGCCGCGGACTCGTGCTCAGGTCCGACCTCCTGGGCGTCTGGACCCGCTGGATCACCCCGGAGTTCGAGACCCGCCGCTACGACACCTGGTTCTTCGTGGCCGCACTCCCGGAGGGCCAGCGCACCCGCAACGCCTCCACGGAGGCCGACCGCACGGTCTGGATCCGCCCCGCGGACGCGGCGGACGGGTACGACAAGGGCGAGCTCCTGATGATGCCGCCCACCGTCGCGACCCTGCGCCAGCTCATCCCGTACGACAGCGCCGCCGACGTCCTCGCCGCCGCGCCCGCCCGTGATCTGACCCCCGTCCTGGCCAAGGCCCGCCTGGAGAACGGCGAAGTCGTCCTCGCCTGGCCGGGCCACGACGAGTTCACCAAGCACATCCCGACCGGTGGAGCCCCCGCATGA
- the nhaA gene encoding Na+/H+ antiporter NhaA, which yields MATTPSANNRKLLGRLSLPERNFVAEALRTETVGGVLLLVAAVAALVWANTPLRDSYASVSHFHLGPSALGLNLSVQHWAADGLLAVFFFVAGIELKRELVAGDLRDPKAAILPVVAAVCGMAVPALVYALTNAIGGGSLGGWAVPTATDIAFALAVLAVIGTSLPSALRAFLLTLAVVDDLFAILIIAIFFTDHIDFGALGGAVVGLGVFWVLLRKGVRGWYVYVPLALVIWGLMYNSGVHATISGVAMGLMLRCHPHEGEEHSPGEHIEHLVRPLSAGLAVPLFALFSAGVVVSGGAIGDVFTRPETLGVVLGLVVGKAVGIFGGTWLAARFTRASLSEDLVWPDVFAVASLAGIGFTVSLLIGELAFKDDPVLTDEVKAAVLIGSLIAAVLATTLLKVRNAKYRALCEAEELDEDSDGIPDIYEQNNPAYHLRMAEIYERKAAEHRRLAEVAAGASEENDGPA from the coding sequence GTGGCGACGACGCCCAGCGCCAACAACCGCAAGCTCCTCGGACGCCTGTCCCTGCCCGAGCGGAACTTCGTCGCGGAGGCGTTGCGGACCGAGACCGTCGGTGGGGTGCTGTTGCTCGTGGCGGCGGTTGCCGCGCTGGTGTGGGCCAACACGCCGCTGCGGGACAGCTACGCGAGCGTCAGCCATTTCCATCTCGGGCCCTCCGCGCTCGGGCTGAACCTGTCCGTTCAGCACTGGGCGGCGGACGGACTACTGGCCGTGTTCTTCTTCGTCGCCGGTATCGAACTCAAGCGCGAGCTGGTGGCGGGGGATCTGCGCGATCCGAAGGCCGCGATACTGCCCGTCGTCGCGGCCGTGTGTGGAATGGCCGTGCCCGCGCTGGTCTACGCCCTCACCAATGCGATCGGGGGCGGATCCCTCGGCGGGTGGGCCGTACCCACCGCCACCGACATCGCCTTCGCCCTCGCCGTACTGGCCGTGATCGGCACCTCCCTGCCGTCCGCCCTGCGCGCCTTCCTGCTCACCCTCGCCGTCGTCGACGACCTGTTCGCGATTCTCATCATCGCGATCTTCTTCACCGACCACATCGACTTCGGCGCGCTGGGCGGGGCCGTCGTCGGGCTCGGCGTGTTCTGGGTACTGCTGCGCAAGGGCGTACGCGGGTGGTACGTGTATGTGCCGCTCGCTCTCGTCATCTGGGGGCTGATGTACAACAGCGGCGTCCACGCCACCATCTCCGGCGTCGCGATGGGGCTGATGCTGCGCTGCCACCCGCACGAGGGCGAGGAGCACTCACCCGGGGAGCACATCGAGCATCTTGTCCGGCCCCTTTCCGCCGGGCTCGCCGTGCCGCTGTTCGCGCTCTTCAGCGCCGGGGTCGTCGTCTCCGGAGGAGCGATCGGTGACGTGTTCACGCGCCCCGAGACACTCGGTGTCGTGCTGGGGCTCGTCGTCGGGAAGGCCGTGGGCATTTTCGGGGGGACCTGGCTGGCCGCCCGGTTCACCCGGGCCTCGCTCAGTGAGGATCTTGTCTGGCCCGACGTCTTCGCCGTCGCGTCCCTCGCCGGAATCGGCTTCACCGTCTCCCTCCTCATCGGCGAACTCGCCTTCAAGGACGACCCGGTACTCACCGACGAAGTGAAGGCCGCGGTACTCATCGGCTCGCTCATAGCCGCCGTACTCGCCACGACGCTGCTGAAGGTACGCAATGCCAAGTACCGTGCGCTGTGCGAGGCCGAGGAGCTCGACGAGGACAGCGACGGCATCCCCGACATCTACGAGCAGAACAACCCGGCGTACCACCTGCGGATGGCCGAGATCTACGAACGGAAGGCCGCCGAGCACCGAAGGCTTGCCGAAGTGGCGGCCGGGGCAAGCGAGGAGAACGACGGTCCGGCATGA